Proteins encoded by one window of Lemur catta isolate mLemCat1 chromosome 12, mLemCat1.pri, whole genome shotgun sequence:
- the TICAM2 gene encoding TIR domain-containing adapter molecule 2, with protein MGIGKSKIDSCPLSLSWGKSHSVDTSQGHESASKNSEGFSLCDVSEQGKTTEEPPGRREGAERVAETPEEDAEEEVFLKFVILHAEDDTEEALRVQNLLQNDFGIKPGIIFAEMPCGRQHLQNLDDAVNGSAWTILLLTENFLRDTWCNFQFYTSLMNSVNRQHKYNSVIPMRPLNNPLPRERTPFALQTINALEEESRGFPTQVERIFQESVYKTQQTIWKETRNVVQRQFSA; from the coding sequence ATGGGTATCGGGAAGTCTAAAATAGATTCctgccctctttctctctcttggggTAAAAGCCACAGCGTGGATACAAGTCAAGGACATGAGTCAGCTTCCAAGAACTCTGAAGGTTTCTCCCTGTGTGATGTTTCTGAGCAAGGCAAGACAACAGAGGAGCCCCCAGGGAGGCGGGAGGGAGCTGAGAGAGTGGCAGAGACACCTGAAGAAGACGCTGAAGAAGAGGTGTTCCTCAAATTTGTGATACTGCATGCTGAAGATGACACGGAGGAAGCTCTCAGAGTCCAGAATCTGCTACAAAATGACTTTGGTATCAAACCAGGAATAATCTTTGCCGAGATGCCCTGTGGCAGGCAGCATTTACAGAATTTAGATGATGCTGTCAATGGGTCTGCATGGACAATCTTATTATTGACTGAAAACTTTTTGAGAGATACCTGGTGTAATTTCCAGTTCTACACGTCCCTCATGAACTCCGTTAACAGGCAGCACAAGTACAACTCGGTCATCCCCATGCGGCCCCTGAACAATCCCCTGCCCCGAGAAAGGACTCCCTTTGCTCTCCAAACCATCAACGCCTTAGAGGAAGAAAGTCGTGGCTTTCCTACACAAGTGGAAAGAATTTTTCAGGAGTCTGTGTATAAGACACAACAAACTATATGGAAAGAGACAAGAAATGTGGTACAAAGACAATTTAGTGCCTGA